CCATTCGCATCAGACTTGCCAACCACAGAGAGATCACGCCAGGACCAGAGTACAACCTGCTCTACCGGTTTGCCTGTGTCGGCATCGATCACACGGGCCTCAAAACGAACGCCCTGTTTCAGTTGAAGATCCAGCGTTTTTGCCTGATCACTGGCGACCACAATATTGGGGACACGCGCCACGCCGACCCCGGGAACAGAAACACGCATCTCATAGGTATCTGGAAAGACATACATTCGATAGCGACCAGAGACATCCGTCTTCGTCTCTGTCTTCACCTCGCTGATCATGACTCCGGGCCCCCGTTTCGGTCCCTGTAGCCCCTGGATCATGGCATTCGCAACTGGTTTCCCACTGGGGTCCAGTAGTTGACCTTCGATATAGGTTTTGTTGTTGAGTGTGACAGTCAGAAGGTCCTCTCCACAGGCCTGTTGCACGATATAATGTGGCGAATAACCAGGTTTACTGATACGAACTTCCGCGCGTCCACCGTCTGATTTTGGTTTTAATCTGAAGATCCCCTGCTTGTTGGTTTTCGTTTCCGTCCCTTTCCACCACGTCCAGGCATCCACCAGAACTCCTTCAATCGGTTTGCCCTGTTCGTCAATGACGATCCCCACAATTTCATTAGGGGCAGCCGGCTTTGGTTGTCCATCAGCCTCTGCTGACTTTGGCTCACTGGTATCAGCTCCTTGTTCCTGCAAAACCAGAGGAGTTGCACGATCATCAATGGGATCGGCAACCGAGGGAACCTGGAATGCCAGGAGACAGAACAGTCCCAGAAACATTGTCGTCGTAATCAGGCTGCCGGTTTCGAACAAGCGGTCTTTCTGACTTCGTCTGTGCCCCAGGATTCGTTCAATCCGAATGCCTAGAATTGACACACGACCTGTTGCTGAAACAGCAATCGGATTCATTCTGGTCGACCCCGCTTTCGCAATTTCAGCGACATCAATTAGTAATTTTGCATACTCGTCAGCATGACTGCCCGCTGCAACGACAGCGGCATCGCAGCAGAATTCACGTTCCAGTCGTACCCGTTTTGAAATAAACCAGACCACCGGGTGAAAGAAGAGTACTGCTTCTAATGTATTCTGAGCCAGATTAAACAGGTGATCGTAACGCCGGATGTGGGTCAATTCGTGAAACAGAATCTGTTCCAGTTGTTCCGGTTTTAGTCGAGTCAGACAGGCCAACGGTAACAGGACCGTCGGCCGAAAGATGCCAACCACAGATGGAACGCCGACTTGTTGACACCACATGACAGGAGGCTGCAGTGCAAGTCCAATTTGACGAGTGACCTTTTCAATCGAAGCGACGAGCTCCGGTTGAGTCACCGGCGTCGCAAGCTGTCGGTAGATACGGCTGAGATAGACACCGAATCCCAGTCGCGCAACGAAAAATAATACTCCCACAAAGTAAGCCGCAATCAACAGAGGTGCGATGCGACGATAATCCCAGGATCGTGTGGAGACAGGGAAACGCGTCTTTTCCGCCGAAGACAGTTCTTGTGCTGCGCTCGTATTAAATCCCTCCTGCATTTCCGTCGTCGTCAGTGGGATTGTCTCTTTTGCAGGCGCCTGTATCGCGGGCTTCGTCTGACCGGTAGATGTGAGAACTTCTGATGTAGATGAGACAGGGTCACTGATTGTCAAATACGTTACAGGCACACACAGACCAAAAATCAGGAGACAAACCAGCCCCCAGGCGTGCCGCGACTGGGGTGAGCGATTTCGAAGCACTCCCATCAAGACCGCGAATCCGGCTCCAATAATGAGCCCCTGCCATAGTAAATGAACGAAACACGTCACGAGGTTCACGCAGAATTCCTGATTCCAGTCCAGCATTTCGATCACTCCTGATTACGGCGGTTGACAATCTCACGCAGTTGAGAAAGATCTTCGTCAGATAGATCCGATGTTTCCAGCAAATTCAGCATGGCCGCAGCTGCTGACCCGTGAAAGACACGTGCGACCAGATCGTGCAACATTCGCTTTGAAGTCGCCTTTTCGGTGACACTGGCACGATACAGATAGCTGCCCCCTGTTTTCTTCCGCTTGACATATCCCTTCTCTTCCATGATCCCCAGAATCGTCATCACGGATTGATACGTCACTTCCCGCTCCGGACTGAGTGCATCACGAATCGCATGTCCCGAAAGCGGGCCTTGCTGCCAGAGCCGTTTTAATATTTCCAATTCCAGTTCAGTGGGATACCGGGTTGTCTGTCGTGCCATTTCTGCTTCCTCATAATCGAATTCTTTCGATTTATAGATCGATTAGATCACACGATACTTTGTCCGTCAAGAATATTATCTAATTAATTAGATAATCTGAACACATCCTAATGACTACTGCGATCACAGAATTCCCCGTGATGGCTTAGCCTGCCTGATAACAAGCAGTTTCCCCAATATCAGGATGATTACTCTGCGAGTTTCTTTCGCACCAGTTTTGCTTGTGCGTCATTCAGAATTTCCCAGCACGCCAGGCCGTTACCGACGAGATCGAATTCGTCGAACTCCCAGACGACGTTTCTGTCGCCGTCCAGTTCCAGTATCTGTGGATTGTTCGGCCCGGCGTGACAGTTGCCGATGACCAGGTTGCCGTTCTCCAACTGCTGCAGGCAGGTAGTCCATTTGAGCTCAACGTCGGTGTCAGGAACCTTGCCTTTGATTTCCCAGACGACTTTTTTGTCCAGGGTGACTTCGAGAACACTGTTGCCGCTGCCCGAAGCGATAAGCGTGTTGCCGTTTTTGAGACGAATGGCACCATACACGCGAGTATTCGTCAAGTAGTCCCAGATGATTTCGCCGTTTCGATTGTATTCGGTCACCACGCCGGGATTTTCCGAACAGACCAAAAACGTGCCTTGTGGCGTGATCCGCGTCAGTCGCGTGGACTGTGTGCCCCCCTTCTTCAGCGGGAATTGATGCACGAGCTTGCCCTGCTGATCGACTTCGATGATCCGCCCGACGCCACTTTCGACAATCACGGTGTTGCCGTTGGGCAGCCGCTTGAACGCATGCACGTCGACCCGCTTGCCCGCGTTCCCATTCATGGTGGCACTGTCATAGGTCCAGACGATTTTTTTATCCAACGTAATCTCTTTGAGCCCGGTCCAGCTATCATGAAACAGAATGTTACCGTTGGGCAGCAGTTGCACATCATGATGCCCCGCGTGTCCCTTCTCAGGACCTGCCGTTTGATATGACCAGAGCACCTTCCCGTCCGCATCACAGATCGCGAGGATATTTTTCTGATAGGAAGCCCCCACCAGTACCAGCCGCTCAGCAGAGGCGGAAGTAGCCATCAAAAGACACGTCAAAATAATGAGGAACTGCGAGGCGCGTTTCATGGTTTGATAGATTCCTGTTTGATGAGAACTCAATTAGAAATGCGTTATTTGAAGTCCAATTCAATAAAATGATGGGACTTAATGATTTAACACATCATATCATCGTAATCATGCAACCGAAACCCAAATAGAGTGTGGTGTCTGATTTCAGGAATGGAGATTGAATCGTTGCCCCAAAATAGTGTCCGTCTAAATGAATTTAAATTATTTATTGGGTATCTAATAAATAAGTCAGACAATTCCAGAAGTACAGCCACTCTGATTACTGACCGAAAGGACCAGTCTAAAACTTCACAAAACGAAAGGATCTCGCATGATCTCTCGTTGCTTGTCAGTAGTGTGTGCGTTGGCCTGTTTGCAGACCTTGTCTGCCCCGGTCCAGGCAGATGACGTGTTTGAAAAACCGGTTCGTTTGAAAGCCGACGGAAAAGTCATTGATACCGGCGATCACTGGGGGCATAGTAGTCCCTGTATTGAAGATCTGGACGGAGATCGACTCGATGATCTCATTCTGGGAGATTTCAGAGGAAATTTTCATTTCTATAAAAACGTCGGTCGTAGTGATGCCCCCGTCTACATTAGCATCGGAAAAATACAAGCCGCTGGCAAAGACGCGCAAGTTAATATCTATTGCTGCGTTGGTGGACAACCTCGATTTGTTGATCTCGACGGAGATGGTCTCAGAGATTTCATTAGCAGCTCTTACGATCCTGGCTACTGCTACTACTTCCGGTGCTTAGGTCATCAGAAGTTTGCCGCCCCTGTAGAACTGGTTGACAAAGCTGGAATTCCGGTTCGTTTTGCAGTCGATCAAAAAAGAAAGAGTCAGTCGTTTGGCAGTTTTTATACTCCGGTCGACTGGGACGCCGATGGCGATTTTGATTTATTGATCGGCTGTTTTGACGGACATCTGAAACTACGATTGAATGAAGGAAATGCTAAAAAGTTCGTCTTTGCAACCGAAAACCAAACGATCAACGCCGGCAAGGAACCACTCAAAGTCGAAAAGCACTGTTGTCCGGTGGTCGCCGACTGGGACCAGGACGGCCTGTGGGACATTCTCTCGGGAAGTGATGATGGCAGTGTCGTCTGGTTTCGAAATGTCGGTTCCAAAACCGCACCTCAGTTTACAGAAAGCCAGATACTCGTCACCAAACATGATGGTTGTGGCTATGATCTGGTACGCTGGAGTGAACAGGACATTGTTCCCGGTATCCGTTCACAAATTGAAGTCGTCGACTTTAACAAAGATGGTAAGCTCGATCTCCTTCTAGGCGACTTCTGCACGGCGTTTGAGTTCCGAAAGAATCTAACTTCCAAAGAAAAACAGCAGGTCAAAACACTGCTGTCAAAACTCAAACAAGCCGCTGAGCCGTATAGCACAAAACTGAAAGCACTTCAGGATGATATCAGAAAACGGTATCCCGGCGATGGAATCTATACCGATAAAGCAAACGAAGAATGGTCAACAGCCTACAAAGCATTGAAGGACAGCCCGGAAGCAAAAAAAATGGAAGCATTCGAAGCAGAATACGTCAGCCAGATGCAGCCCCTGCTCGCCGGTACGGCCCATAAAGGTAATCACAGCTATGATCTGGCAAAATCACACGGCTATGTCTGGCTGTTTCTAAGAAAGTAATCAGCGCCTTGAATATCAATGCACCCGCTTCAGATAAACAGCGGTCAACTCTGATAGTTTGGTTGATTGTCTATGCCGGGCTTTCCCTGTTCGGTTGTGAAAAGTCCGTTGAACAAAAACACGATGCGGTTAACAGTACTCCCCAAGATCTCACTCAGACGGAAATCACTGAAATCGAGCAAAAACCAACTGAGTTAACACATCGCATCAAGGGAAAGCCGGTTTCTGTGACTCTCCGCGTTCCAAAGAGTCACGTCAAACCAGGCGAGACCTTGGACTTGTCAGTCCTGTTTGAAATCGCTCCCCTATGGGAAATTCGCGCCTTCGATGCGCTACCAGCAGATACAGCGACCCAATTAACACTGAATCTGCCAACTGGTTTTCAAGCGGCGAAAGTATGGGAGTCCCCCTCACCTGATCGCTCTCTGGCCCCCGTTGGACATCCGGCTTATATGGGCAAACCTGTTTTCCATCGCCACATTCAGGTTACCAGCGACGCAGAACCCGGCAAACAGGAAATCACCTGCCACGTCAGCTATCAGGCTTGTGATGAATTTCGCTGTCTGAAACCCGCTGAGATTAAACTCAAGGTTACAGTGCAGGTTGAGAAAGAAAATCAATAAGGAAACTACTGTTTTCAGAAAATCGGTTTAAAGCCGTTTTACCCCTGGTCCCAGCGTTCGATTACGAAATAATCATTGATCTGTTCGATCCAAGCCTGGATGTTGGCAATGCGTTCGTGGGACAGGCCCAGTGTCAGCATGTTAAAGGCGGCTTCCGGGCTGGGGTTATGAAAATATTCCTCAGCCGTGCGACGGGGGATCATCGTATCCAGCGGAAAATTGCTGGATCGAACAAAAGACAGGATACAACACAGAAGCTGATCGTTGTTTAATTCAATCTGCGAATGCGATGGACGTACTTCGAAACGAAATTCCAGCAGACTGTTCCAGACAATATGCAGTACTTGTGTGTCCTCACGGAACAAGTCAATTAAAAATGCAGGCAGGAATTTCAGGAACCCCTCATACGACATGAACAATGGTGCGTCCTGATGATGTGTGATCAACGTGTGATCCAGCTGGTCCCAGGTTTTACCAGCAAAGTCGCACAGGATTTCGTCGAATACAACACCTTCAGCCCGTACCAACTGCGTTCCGTCAATTTCGACCAGATATTGATTCGGCGGGAAGCATTCGTGAATCAGATCGATCACGGTCTGCTGATAATTCCGTTGCCATTCTCTCTTGCTGATCAATTTCACATTCCCGATCCTTTATATGACCAGCCTTTTATTATGAACTCTTGTCTCATTCAGTTATCTCGCGCTGATCAAATATTTTCAATCCCAGTTTTTCCCAAAAATTGTAGTAGCAATCGTGATTTGCGTCTCGTTTAATAGAATAGAGACAGTTCTCCCCCCCGGCATATTGATTCTATCTCCTTTTATTCTTCCGGGGATACAGCGTTTCTAGAATGTGTTTTGATTCCTATCTCCTTTATTTTCATCTTCGAAACCAAGTGTCTCTGGTTGTGAATCGAATTCACAGTCAGTCTATTACCCGATCGGGCCAACGGGATTTTTGAGATTTCACAATTGTAGTCCGATAGAGGGGATTTTACGTATGCGAAAAATTGGTTTTCTACTCACATTGTTTGCGCTGATGATTTTTGCCAGTGATGCCTATGCCCAGCGAGGCGGCGGTGGCGGTCGAGGCGGCGGAGGCCCACGTGGCGGCGGTGGCGGTCAGCAGGGAGGGGGCCCGCGCGGAGGAGGTCAGCAGATGGGACAAGGAGGCGGCGGACAGTGCCAGCAGGGAGGCGGAGGTATGCAGATGCGCGGTGGCGGAATGGGAGCCCAGGGTACAACCACAGACACCACCGAAGTAGTCACCCAGATGTTATTGCAAATGGATCGAAACCGGGATGGGATGATCGCATCGAATGAAGTCCCCACTCAACTGCAAAGCCGGATATCCAATGCGGATATCAACAATGATGGCGTGTTGAATCGGCTGGAACAGATGGCCGTCATCGATCGTGCCAGAATCCTGAGTGGTAATCCCAGAGCAAACGGGATCGGTCTGAATGCCGAGATCTTCCAGAGACTGGATCGAAACCGGGATAATGTAGTCAGTCGAACCGAAGTTCCCAGACAACTCCAACGGTTGTTCCGAACTCTGGATACAAATACGGATGGTTCAATCGACGCCGAAGAACAGACCGTCATTCTGGAACGCATCAAAAGTAAATTGAATCCGGAACAACCTCCCCGAATTAAAAAACCCGCTCTTTGAAAACGCTCATTTTGAGAGGCTCAGGTGCCAGGAATCGATTAACGACTTTGGTGGTGTACTCCTTGGGGCGACTGTAGTTTCGAGTTCCGAGTTCGTGTTATACAGTCGCTTTACTGGTCAACAAAGATTCCTGGCACTTTTTCATTTCACTTTATCACCGCGGAACAGGGATTCGATCGTCATTCTGTCTCGATATTCAGATCAAATTCAATAGTGGTGTCTGGCGCGGAACCGCTCAGGTCGATACCGCATTCTTTAGTTGCCTGATCATTTCTGATTGACTGCAATATTTCATGGTCCGACTCGGGTTCTATTCTGGAATGTTGTCCGTGTCTCTTCTAAGATAGTGATACTACAGTTGTTCTCTTATATAGAGAACCCACTAAATATCACTGATGAAGGTCACTTCCATGAAAATGATGCTGCGCTCGTATCTGGTGGTCTGCTGTCTAATTGGTTTACTGATTCCACCTGCCGTAGCACAACCGCCGGCAAGTTCACTGGAACAACAACTCAAACAAGCCCCGCTGGAACAACTGGCACGCGAATCCCATCAACGGGGAAACCCGAAACGAGGCGCCCTGATTTTTTACAAATCGGTTGCGGCGTGTATCAAGTGCCATGACAGTGGAAACGAGGCGACCCCGCTGGGACCCGATCTGACGCAAACACCGGAAACAGTCTCGGATGAATATCTGATCGAATCGATTCTCTTTCCGTCGAAGAAAATCAAACAGGGATTCGAGACGGTCACGATCCTCACTAATGACGGTAAGGTGATTTCCGGTCTGGTTGCACAAGACCGCAAGGGTTCGCTCGTTTTGCGCGATGCAGCGAACCTGCAACAGGAAATCGTCGTTCCCAAATCAGACATCGACGAGAAAACCGTCGGCAAGAAATCCATGATGCCCGCCGGTCTGGTCGCGACACTGAAAAACCAGGCAGACTTCTATGACCTGGTCAGTTATGTATTCACTGTGGCCCGCGGCGGTCAACAGCGTGCCGCAGAATTGAAACCCTCGGCAGAAGAATTACTCGTCAAAGACGATACGCAAAATCTGGACCACGCGGGCATCCTGCGACGGATGAATCAGCGAGACTTTGAGCAAGGAAAACGGATCTTTCACGGCCTATGCAAGAACTGTCATGGCATGGATGGCAACAAACCGTCCCTGCCCACGGCCCGGGCCTTCGGTTCCCAGCCTTTGAAATTCGGTGCCGACCCGTACCGGATGTTTCTCACACTCTCCAAAGGGAACGGCCTGATGGGGCCGATGCAGCACCTGAGCCCGAAAGAACGTTACCAGGTCGTACATTACATTCGAGAAGCTTTTATGAAACCGAGCAACCCGGTCTACACCGCGGTGACCGAGGAATACCGGAACAGTCTTCCCAAGGGAACAAAGTCAGGCGATTTTGACCTCAACATCGAACGCGATTTCGGCCCGGCACTGGCATCACAGTTGGGGCGAATCACCACCAGTGCCCTGACAGTGAAACTGGATGATGCAACAACCATCTCGTACGACCTGCATACACTGAATCAAGCGGAACTCTGGCAAGACGGGTTTCTCGATTTAAGCCAGACACAACATATTCGCGGACGCGGTGAAGGGGTGCCTCAGCCACAGGGAAAACTACTGAATAATCTGTCGGGCTGGCAGTGGGGCCACAATGGAACCCTCGATTATCCGCAAGAGAATCTGCTTCCACGGGGACCGCTGCCGAAAAAGTGGCTCGATTATCACGGACACTATCTGCACGGCAAGCAACTGGTGCTCTCGTACCAGATTGACGGGCGTGAGATTTTCGAACTGCCGCAAGTCGTCAAAGGGAAAACAGCAGTTCGACACTCCTTACGCGTCGCTCCCGGAAACACACTGGTCCTGGGAACGGCCACTCCCATTAAGAGAGAAGCGAATTTTTTCGGTGTATTAACGGGAAACGAGACGCAGCCTCTACAGAAACAGGGGGCTGCAAAGAACGCAATTGCTATCAGCGGTCGATCACAGGGGACTCAACTCGGTCCCTTTACCGCATCCGCCGTCACCGGGGATATCAGTGGAATGAACTGGCACGTTGACTCACAACAGCGACTGATCTTAACCATCCCCCAAGATGATAAACCACGGCTCGTTGAGGTTATTTGTTTTGCTGGAAGTGGGACGAACGATTTGCAAGCTCTGCGAGGACTGTTAAAAGAAGACAATTCCGTAGCTCCCGTCGATCCTCAAAGTTTGACCGGGGGTGGTCCCGCTAACTGGCCCGCTGTTTTGAAAACCGTCGGTTATCCGGGCCTGGAACAGGGCGCCTATGTGCTGGACACGATCAGCATCCCGGATTCGACTCCCTGGAATACCTGGTTTCGCACCTCGGCACTCGACTTTTTTCCCGATGGTCGCATGGTCGTCTCAACACACGGCGGCGATATCTGGATTGTCTCTGGCATTGATGAGAGCTTGCATAATCTGAAATGGAAACGCTTCGCCGGCGGCCTGTATGAGCCGTTTGGGGTGAAGGTGGTGGACAACA
This window of the Gimesia fumaroli genome carries:
- a CDS encoding FG-GAP repeat domain-containing protein, whose translation is MISRCLSVVCALACLQTLSAPVQADDVFEKPVRLKADGKVIDTGDHWGHSSPCIEDLDGDRLDDLILGDFRGNFHFYKNVGRSDAPVYISIGKIQAAGKDAQVNIYCCVGGQPRFVDLDGDGLRDFISSSYDPGYCYYFRCLGHQKFAAPVELVDKAGIPVRFAVDQKRKSQSFGSFYTPVDWDADGDFDLLIGCFDGHLKLRLNEGNAKKFVFATENQTINAGKEPLKVEKHCCPVVADWDQDGLWDILSGSDDGSVVWFRNVGSKTAPQFTESQILVTKHDGCGYDLVRWSEQDIVPGIRSQIEVVDFNKDGKLDLLLGDFCTAFEFRKNLTSKEKQQVKTLLSKLKQAAEPYSTKLKALQDDIRKRYPGDGIYTDKANEEWSTAYKALKDSPEAKKMEAFEAEYVSQMQPLLAGTAHKGNHSYDLAKSHGYVWLFLRK
- a CDS encoding M56 family metallopeptidase, which gives rise to MLDWNQEFCVNLVTCFVHLLWQGLIIGAGFAVLMGVLRNRSPQSRHAWGLVCLLIFGLCVPVTYLTISDPVSSTSEVLTSTGQTKPAIQAPAKETIPLTTTEMQEGFNTSAAQELSSAEKTRFPVSTRSWDYRRIAPLLIAAYFVGVLFFVARLGFGVYLSRIYRQLATPVTQPELVASIEKVTRQIGLALQPPVMWCQQVGVPSVVGIFRPTVLLPLACLTRLKPEQLEQILFHELTHIRRYDHLFNLAQNTLEAVLFFHPVVWFISKRVRLEREFCCDAAVVAAGSHADEYAKLLIDVAEIAKAGSTRMNPIAVSATGRVSILGIRIERILGHRRSQKDRLFETGSLITTTMFLGLFCLLAFQVPSVADPIDDRATPLVLQEQGADTSEPKSAEADGQPKPAAPNEIVGIVIDEQGKPIEGVLVDAWTWWKGTETKTNKQGIFRLKPKSDGGRAEVRISKPGYSPHYIVQQACGEDLLTVTLNNKTYIEGQLLDPSGKPVANAMIQGLQGPKRGPGVMISEVKTETKTDVSGRYRMYVFPDTYEMRVSVPGVGVARVPNIVVASDQAKTLDLQLKQGVRFEARVIDADTGKPVEQVVLWSWRDLSVVGKSDANGKIVIDEMLPGEFRFQVGYGKSQKINGVNGYFHGILGRWWSPDAVKEWQHKTIQQDGWQRNFDALTFNLSTGMAPVSIVVEKGVEFSGKVFDPDGNPVAGATVAPAKSGSGNSLTGDTRYSVQTKEDGSYRVVMPAGNRFEYNLMVHDGKYQQWRNWANGVSQPVHSSPDQKFEDFNLTLTRPCTIKGRVVSASGRNVKGLRVGSQAADLLVNRYYDPTTKTKEDGTFELKFVRPGENYIRVDPFHFIATSGLPGTWEKLDLKSGEVYEDVELVIE
- a CDS encoding BlaI/MecI/CopY family transcriptional regulator, whose translation is MARQTTRYPTELELEILKRLWQQGPLSGHAIRDALSPEREVTYQSVMTILGIMEEKGYVKRKKTGGSYLYRASVTEKATSKRMLHDLVARVFHGSAAAAMLNLLETSDLSDEDLSQLREIVNRRNQE
- a CDS encoding DUF6797 domain-containing protein, which encodes MKMMLRSYLVVCCLIGLLIPPAVAQPPASSLEQQLKQAPLEQLARESHQRGNPKRGALIFYKSVAACIKCHDSGNEATPLGPDLTQTPETVSDEYLIESILFPSKKIKQGFETVTILTNDGKVISGLVAQDRKGSLVLRDAANLQQEIVVPKSDIDEKTVGKKSMMPAGLVATLKNQADFYDLVSYVFTVARGGQQRAAELKPSAEELLVKDDTQNLDHAGILRRMNQRDFEQGKRIFHGLCKNCHGMDGNKPSLPTARAFGSQPLKFGADPYRMFLTLSKGNGLMGPMQHLSPKERYQVVHYIREAFMKPSNPVYTAVTEEYRNSLPKGTKSGDFDLNIERDFGPALASQLGRITTSALTVKLDDATTISYDLHTLNQAELWQDGFLDLSQTQHIRGRGEGVPQPQGKLLNNLSGWQWGHNGTLDYPQENLLPRGPLPKKWLDYHGHYLHGKQLVLSYQIDGREIFELPQVVKGKTAVRHSLRVAPGNTLVLGTATPIKREANFFGVLTGNETQPLQKQGAAKNAIAISGRSQGTQLGPFTASAVTGDISGMNWHVDSQQRLILTIPQDDKPRLVEVICFAGSGTNDLQALRGLLKEDNSVAPVDPQSLTGGGPANWPAVLKTVGYPGLEQGAYVLDTISIPDSTPWNTWFRTSALDFFPDGRMVVSTHGGDIWIVSGIDESLHNLKWKRFAGGLYEPFGVKVVDNTIYVTCKDRLTRLHDLNQDGEADFYESFSADTDVSRFFHSFNFDLHTDSEGNFYYAKCGQYTSYALPGAVIKVSPDGKQRDVYCTGFRTPNGMGMLPDNRMTVSDNQGNWIPASKISLVKPGGFYGYVQTHSGGNNWAPDGGRIDHRKVVPPKSFDQPLIWMPQDFDNSSGGQLWIDDPRWGPLSGRLLHTSFGKGWLYYLMLQEWDNVSQSAIIKLPFDFSTGIHRARVNPADGQVYAVGLDGWNGGGRPGLVDQGIQRLRYTGKPISLVTDCQVEPDGLRIDFNFPLDPTTAADLTSYVAEHWNYHWRPNYGSDMYSPTTDQPGKEKLNFTQATLSADGKSVKLTVPDLKPVNQVHLKLNLKDQQRKPFHEEIYWTINGVPKEE
- a CDS encoding outer membrane protein assembly factor BamB family protein: MKRASQFLIILTCLLMATSASAERLVLVGASYQKNILAICDADGKVLWSYQTAGPEKGHAGHHDVQLLPNGNILFHDSWTGLKEITLDKKIVWTYDSATMNGNAGKRVDVHAFKRLPNGNTVIVESGVGRIIEVDQQGKLVHQFPLKKGGTQSTRLTRITPQGTFLVCSENPGVVTEYNRNGEIIWDYLTNTRVYGAIRLKNGNTLIASGSGNSVLEVTLDKKVVWEIKGKVPDTDVELKWTTCLQQLENGNLVIGNCHAGPNNPQILELDGDRNVVWEFDEFDLVGNGLACWEILNDAQAKLVRKKLAE
- a CDS encoding EF-hand domain-containing protein, whose product is MRKIGFLLTLFALMIFASDAYAQRGGGGGRGGGGPRGGGGGQQGGGPRGGGQQMGQGGGGQCQQGGGGMQMRGGGMGAQGTTTDTTEVVTQMLLQMDRNRDGMIASNEVPTQLQSRISNADINNDGVLNRLEQMAVIDRARILSGNPRANGIGLNAEIFQRLDRNRDNVVSRTEVPRQLQRLFRTLDTNTDGSIDAEEQTVILERIKSKLNPEQPPRIKKPAL